The Nomia melanderi isolate GNS246 chromosome 4, iyNomMela1, whole genome shotgun sequence genome segment ACTAAAAAAACGAACCACAGAACCACAAAAATGCAATGCAGTATTAGTTGCAAAACATTATAACTCGTTAGAAGATAAAGGTGTCTCGATCAGAAACCAAAGTCGTATCTTATACATGAGAAACTTTAATAACTGGATTAAGAGCATGCTAATATGTAAGATTCCGAttcttatatattcttatatttatacatatacatatttttaatacatacacagaataaaatgttcaataatcTATAATAGAAGAAATTTACATTACAGCCGAATATATTACTAAGCAAGATAAAGTACATGGATCTTCTCTAAGAGTATTAGATATTTGTTGTGGAAAAGGAGGAGATTTAATCAAATGGATGAAAGTAAATGTAACGCATGTGGTTTGTGCTGATTTAGCTCAAACATCTATTGAACAATGTCAACAACGATATAATGACATGTTCAATAGAAATTCTAATAAAAGAGGATTCGATCCTATATTCACTGCTGAATTTATAGCAGCTGACTGTACAAAGGTATTTGCTCCTATACATCTTTAatagttgaatattaaatacattaaaaaaacatatttttatatgtacttTCATCTTATATCTTATCTATGAAAGTTGACTATAAAAAAGAGTTTCAGGTTCGtttaagagaaaaatataaGGATCCTAGTATACAGTTTGATTTGGTTAGTTGTCAATTTGCGTTACACTATAGTTTTGAGACATTACAACAGGCGGAATGTATGATGAGAAATGTAAGCGAATGTCTCAAACCAGGAGGCTACTTCATTGGAACTATTCCAGATACATACGATTTAGTgtatgtacatttttaatacactagtaattgtgtatatatattaagTTTGCAacctttatttttttatcttccACCAGTTCTAGATGGCAGAAATCTGATGGTAATAAGATTGAAAATGAGGTTTATAGCATAGAATTTTTATGTGATAAAAAAATGCCTCCACTCTTTGGTgctaaatacaattttcatctAGAAGGTGTTGTCAATTGTCCAGAGTTTCTTGTTCATATACCTACACTTTGTAAATTGGCTTCAAAATATTGTTTAGAATTAGTGAAATTTGAAAGGTAAAAacaagtattaataaatttatataaataagattgcataaaataatcattatgtattaattaacagatttgataattattatgaacGTATGAAAAACGAAGGTAGATCATTACTCAGCAAAATGCATGCTTTAGAAACTTATCCACCATTTCATGGTGTGCCACTTCTTGGTCACTCTACACAAGACTACCAACATGCAGTACAGTATATGCAAACTTTGCCAGACCATCGTAAAATCGGTACTTTATCAAAACCAGAATGGGAAGTTATTTGTtagtatacaaaaataatttaattcttgcataaaaattattattaattctattctaatattaattattttacttttagcACTGTATGCTGTATTTGCTTTTAAAAAAACGAAGATAACGagtaatgaagaaaaattggaaagtGTGAAGTCATAGAAATTAAGAACTATTtaggaattaaaaatattagggATAGTTTGACaatgaatttaaacaattttagtaATTGACTTTGCATTGTACAAGCTAGTCTGTTGCTATAGAGTTACATGTACCTGTAACTATAGTATACagtaaatgatattttacataattttttttttaataaatttcaaacatcacatatatgtattatatattttcatctgtacgactgtataaaatataatttataaaaattgttatataaaggTGGAACTAAATCAATTTACTTATGCaataattttgaatacattCATGTAAAACCTACAGAATCTCATTTGTTAgataagattaatatttattagataacgttgatattaattttataaaactataattttgcagttttttctatattcaattttctgtttaaaaatgtatttaaaccATTGTATCAGAACATTTTGTAgaatgcaataaaatataaagcaaGTACATTATGATGATaataaacagtttttatttcaccatcataaaattagtatttaatttgtcgaagtaatacaaattaatttatttaacatacACGCACGTTCGGTTTCGATACTATTCGATTTCAACTTATGACATTGTTTAGCCACAGTCCAAGTTCGTGACATGTGTATACAAAATTTGTGAACACCTCGAAATTAGAACGAAATTTACCAATGTTAAAATACCCGCTTatacttcaataaatatttgtttttaatgatttttagcGAAATTGTGCGTGTTATGTTTGCGTTTAACATCGCTGGGACGAAGCATGAACGAATAAACAGTTACAATTTGCGGGGCGAAGGGTTATATTGGGAATCGAAGAGGCGGAGTCAATGGGACGCATGCGCAGTTAGATATTTTTGATACTTAGACTGGGTTTCCTATACGCTCTAAGCGTTGGCTCGGTCTGCAGTCTCGCGCGGAGTGTATAGTCGAGTAGTGGCCGACTGGTGTGTGTGTTCCCACTTCTCTTTACTTCCCTCGCTTCTGTTAGACCTCGCGTTACCAGAGTCTATCAGTCGCGTTTGTACAAGAAATGGAGCTCGAGCAGCCAACAGCGCATACGAATTCCGATCCAGTAAGTATCTATTCCGTATCTATTCGGCTCGGTGCGTTCACCCACGTGCAtagttttttgaaatttctctttaaaaGACCGCTTTCCTCTTGAATGCAAGGCATAGCCGCGGAcgcgaaatttttctaagtcccaaaATGGCGTCTGCGACTAAGTCCTACCTGGCTCGCTTCGCATCGCCAGACGTTAAGTCCAATAGTAGAACGAGCATTTATATACAATACGTCGCTCTTAATAAGGCAACATTTTAATGCAAATTTCATCGTTCTCAGGAAAGAAAGACCAAGGAGATCAACAATGCAACTGGGAATCACAACGGTAAGCCGTTTATATGTGTAGTTTAACATACGTGTTCTGATATAGATGAGATTGGAACTTTGCAGCAGCAAATGCAAAGTTCGACGCGACTGTTAGAGAGTTGAGGCTGCCAACAACCCGACCGGCCTGACACGTGTTTTGATTCTGGCCAAGTGTCTGAACAATCTGTGATTTCTTacgattcaaattttcttttttttccttttttttctaatttacgtTTTTTCCCTTACGTTTTATGCTTCGaacgttttttaaattatactttctttttttacttgAGAATTAATGAAACTTATTGACTAATTGATTAAGATCAGGATTCTTTGAAAAGggtaatttaagaaaaatataaaaatgaatttgaaaattatatgataTCACAGAAATGCATAAACATAATAAGCtacaataattgtaataaatatattgataaatttAAGTAATAAGTTTTTGTACAGAATTtcttagaataaaattttaataattttataattttgtttaaataattattttatgtcctatacaataaatttgttgtgtaacaaaaatattatattctataatcTTTTTAGATACTCATATAAATGGCATGTCCAATGGATTTGATAAAAAAAGAGAACATAAATCAGATCATAAGGATAAAGACAAAGAACGATCTCATAAGTCGGATCATAAAGACAAAGAGAGGAGTAAAGATAAGGATAAAAGTCATAGGAGTGAACACCGGGATAAAGACAAggacaaacataaacatagttCTAGTTCCGTTAAGGACAAAGATAAACACGATGGTAGTAACAGCAGCAAAGACAAAGATAGAAAGAGTAGTTCGTCGTCGAGTAAGGATAAAGAACATAAAAACAGTAGTTCCTCAAGCAAAGACaaagagaaagataaaaataaggACAGAGAACATCATCACAAATCTAGCTCCAGTTCTAGTTCCAAAGATAAAGACAGGTAAATGAAAATTACTAATTCCAGTTGTCTTTGTTATGTTTTGTCAATacgtttttataaagaatattattaaatataattatagacaTCACAGTAGTTCCAAGGATAAAGAAAGCTCTAGCAAAGACAAAGACAAGAACAAAGATCGGGACAAGGATAAACACAAGCATAGCCTGAGTTCAAGTTCACGAGACAAAGATAAAGATAAAAGTATATCCAAAGAcaaggaaaaagagaagaaacattCATCGGAAAAAGATAAGGAAAGACATTCAACATCTCATACGAATGACAAAGAAAAGCATCGCTCTGCTGACAAAGACAAGGACAAGTATAGTTTATCTAGTAAAGATAAACATCGCCATGAAAAAGATAAAGATCGCCATCGTCATGACAAAGACAAATGTTAGTTGTGATTTTGAATGGATTAGTAGTCAAACTTGATTTGTATTTTAATCTGACTTGCTTTGTAGCTAAACATAAGGAGGAAAAAGAtagaaaggagaaagaaaaagaagatatTAAAGTGAAAGAAGAACCAATGGTTGAGCAGCCTAATCATCATATACAAGCTGGAGAGTTTCAATTTCTAAGTGTTAGTTCaattataaaacaagaaatgAAAGAGGTACAATTAACTTCAGATGttttactaatataataaaatattcaacaggtagtaaattacaatttcaaatcaACATAATACTTTGCAGGAACCAGTTTCACAAATTGAACCAGAAGATGATGATGACAGCGGTGGTGAACAACCATTATACATTAAAGAAGAAGAGGATGAAGATGAGCCTGTTAATGAACAGGAAGCTAGTATGGATTCAACTGATGGAAATGATACAAGACTTTCAGATCTTCATAACACGACTATTAAAACTGAAGAAGAATCAGATGAAGATGTGCCTTTAGTAAGTGAGAAACATGTACATCAACTATTAGTAacttattcaaaaatttaatataaactaaaaaTTGATATAGAGTGCAAGATCTGTGGCTCCTACAAGCATTAAAAGATACTTGGaatcagaagaagaagaagatgatatTCCTCTTTCAGCACGTAAAAAGCctaaaaaaactgaaacaaaaacaaagaagaagaaacgaaagcatgaagatgatgaagatgaaGTTGAACAAGtaatatgtttaattatatattttaatgatatttgatatttcataaatttaataaatttaattaatgccTTGAATAGAAACCAAAAAAGAAAGGTGCAAGAGCATCGAAAGGAGAAAATGCAAGTCCACGAAAgaaaaaacaagaagaagaacaagaagttTGGAAATGGTAAagctttaataatatttaaaaatcccgCGTGCATTTAGTGATTGAGGTTATGTTACATAACCTTATTTCAGTATTCCTTTAACGTTTAAGCTCTATGTAGTTCAAATTATATAGGGAAaagataatacaaaaaaatgagTAACTTTAATGTTATTATAGGATAAATTTAACGATGTCTATATTTGTTGTAAGCTTTAGATTAATTTTTTCGAGAAATTTAGTCCGTAGTATTATTAATTGGAAAATCAAAGATAGGATTGAAAGTCGTCAGTTGGTACGACCTTTGAGGTTAACTGTGTTGagtattttatgattttttccatttttatttgctatattttctttcacgattattgtacatattattacAGTAAAATCGACGatcaaaaatgattaaaaataaacaaataatttgctCAGgtgggaagaagaaaaaaagaatgatGGAACAAAATGGACATTTTTGGAACACAAAGGACCAGTATTTGCACCTGCATATGATCCTCTTCCTCCTGATGTGAAGTTTTATTATGATggtaaagaaatgaaattgagtCC includes the following:
- the Rnmt gene encoding RNA guanine-7 methyltransferase — encoded protein: MFATRAGKSTEASESSEVVKYQPELKKRTTEPQKCNAVLVAKHYNSLEDKGVSIRNQSRILYMRNFNNWIKSMLISEYITKQDKVHGSSLRVLDICCGKGGDLIKWMKVNVTHVVCADLAQTSIEQCQQRYNDMFNRNSNKRGFDPIFTAEFIAADCTKVRLREKYKDPSIQFDLVSCQFALHYSFETLQQAECMMRNVSECLKPGGYFIGTIPDTYDLVSRWQKSDGNKIENEVYSIEFLCDKKMPPLFGAKYNFHLEGVVNCPEFLVHIPTLCKLASKYCLELVKFERFDNYYERMKNEGRSLLSKMHALETYPPFHGVPLLGHSTQDYQHAVQYMQTLPDHRKIGTLSKPEWEVISLYAVFAFKKTKITSNEEKLESVKS
- the Top1 gene encoding DNA topoisomerase 1 isoform X1, which gives rise to MELEQPTAHTNSDPERKTKEINNATGNHNDTHINGMSNGFDKKREHKSDHKDKDKERSHKSDHKDKERSKDKDKSHRSEHRDKDKDKHKHSSSSVKDKDKHDGSNSSKDKDRKSSSSSSKDKEHKNSSSSSKDKEKDKNKDREHHHKSSSSSSSKDKDRHHSSSKDKESSSKDKDKNKDRDKDKHKHSLSSSSRDKDKDKSISKDKEKEKKHSSEKDKERHSTSHTNDKEKHRSADKDKDKYSLSSKDKHRHEKDKDRHRHDKDKSKHKEEKDRKEKEKEDIKVKEEPMVEQPNHHIQAGEFQFLSVSSIIKQEMKEEPVSQIEPEDDDDSGGEQPLYIKEEEDEDEPVNEQEASMDSTDGNDTRLSDLHNTTIKTEEESDEDVPLSARSVAPTSIKRYLESEEEEDDIPLSARKKPKKTETKTKKKKRKHEDDEDEVEQKPKKKGARASKGENASPRKKKQEEEQEVWKWWEEEKKNDGTKWTFLEHKGPVFAPAYDPLPPDVKFYYDGKEMKLSPEAEEVATFYARMLDHDYTTKSMFNNNFFQDWREVMTDSERSKIRDLSKCDFKEMHAYFIQKSEERKAMTKEEKQKIKEQNEEIQKEYGFCVIDGHKEKIGNFKIEPPGLFRGRGEHPKMGKLKKRVMPEDILINCSKDSNIPKPPSGHRWKEIRHDPNVTWLASWTENIQGQVKYVMLNPSSKLKGEKDWQKYETARKLAQSIDKIRAEYKEDWKSKEMRIRQRAVALYFIDKLALRAGNEKDEDQADTVGCCSLRVEHISLHEQKDGKEYVVVFDFLGKDSIRYYNEVPVEKRVFKNLQLFKENKSPGDDLFDRLNTTVMNKHLNELMEGLTAKVFRTYNASWTLQQQLDKLTNPDDTEAEKILSYNRANRAVAILCNHQRSVPKTHAKSMENLKVKIEAKKEAIAEAELAVKDAKRDAKHGSVKEKVVYDKKKKTLDRLKDQLTKLEVQATDKEENKEIALSTSKLNYLDPRITVAWCKKNNVSIEKIYNKTQRDKFRWAIDMAGPDYVF